In Festucalex cinctus isolate MCC-2025b chromosome 17, RoL_Fcin_1.0, whole genome shotgun sequence, the genomic stretch tctcacacccacacacatttcCTCACACGCTCACACGAGGTGATGTGCCAGCTGCGGCGCTGCGCTGACAATGAgtttattaggttttttttaaaaaaaaaggggggggggggaaggagGAAGGGAAAGAGAAGATGGCGGCATCAATGGGGTCTAGCTGAGGAGCTGGCGGATTTCCTTGTGCATGTGACACAGAAAGTCCACATAGGACGCGCCACCACTCACGCTCTTGTCCTCCATCAGGAAGTGTCGGAAGATGAGCTCCGAGCGGTCCTCCTGCTTCACTACCATGAGCTGCAACAGGAGAGAATAAATTGGGGCAAAATAGTAAGAATGAATAACAATATTAAATTGTGAATGCACagttttgaaacaaaaacaaatggaaatgtCACAACATGGTTACAGGGAGCTCAGTCAAATGTTTTTAATCTTGTCATCTACTCTACACTTTATATATCAGAACCAACAATAACCAAAATTAATTTTCAAGCATGCATACCCCACAGATTTAATGTAAAATTACTAAAATGGTAGTGATGTGAGTTTCACAGTATAGCACTAAATTGCTCAATTCCTAACCAGTTATTCGAGTTTTGCGCTTTTGTTCCAACTTTGCCGCCATGTTCCACCCACATAAATGTCAAACTGCTTTGCAAAGTTGAGGCATCATCCCTTGGTTTAACCATACAAGATTCACATTATGTAGAAACTGATACAAATCTCTAAACTGAGTTCCTCATTGGACAACATGAACCAGGCTGAATTGGCAATAAAACGGCCACGACTTCCTGATgtcaaataattcaataaaaatcCAGTTATAGCACCACATGGTCCAgttctaatgctaaattagagGATGGTCGGAATTCCGACTTTTcagacttcaaaccaggaagtgtgtatggTTACACCCTCTTGAACTGGGAAATTTCACTTGCAAAGAAAAGGCGAGCCCCGATTTCACCAATGGACTACAAGTGACATCACTCTACAATGACAACCCGTTCGGAAACACAGAccatgaatggtaaaacacaatttactcgagtataaaagtaaatagctttcttcattcataaatatccaacataactccacgtaacaggatgccgctatctccctgcatgaaattatatgttGAACTACTTAACTTGTATGTAATGCtgatgaaataagttaaaaacaaGGAATGaagcaagtttgctggaggtcaaaatgagttttgaggaccaaaataaaaagcaatttatcactatccgccattttggttgtttactttcgcctcaaacgTTTTCAGGTCAGAAATGGGAAACAACAACTCGGACATATCCAACTTCCGActatcctcaaatgcagcattaatcTAGTGATAACACAAAAATGACAATCAAGGCAGTATATGTTTACCTTCATGTATCGTGACCGCTGCGCTCTGAAGGAGTCGACGATCTCTCTGAGTCTTTGTGAGAAAGGATTTTCCAAGACAGGCAGACACGTCTGAAAcatccaaaagaaaaaaaaaatgaaaaaaaaaaaacgaatggcAAATACTACAAATAAGAATATTGGCTTCGGCCAACATCCTCTCACCATCGTGGCGTCGATCTGGCCGAAGTTGGACGTCCCGAAGATATTAAGCAGCAGCTCCTGCTGTGCGTTGGCCCCCACCCACAGGAAGAGATGCAGGCCCGTCTCCAGCAGGTACATGCCGCCTTTCGATAGCCTTTCTTCTGACGCCCGCACTGCCACCGGCAACGAATCGTTCTCCAGCTTCAtctaggaaaaaacaaacaaacaaaaaaacagaacctCCAGACCACTCTCATCAGACATTTCTATTATATTTTCAAGCAGACTTCGTTGGGACCATACCAGGGGCAGCAAGCGCGGGTAGAAGAAGACGTGCGTCTCGGACACATCCATGCTGCTGATGAGCTGTCGCAAGTACGCCCTGTCATCCAACGACACGTCGGCAGCAGGCAGCAGCACGTCGCTCTTCAGCACGCAGTTGAGATAgactggcagcagcttcatacACTCGGGGAGGATCAACTggagacaaaacaataaatactaAGATCTGTCGGAGAAGAAGCAGTCTGTCATTTTTGAATGCCCTGGTCCAAGTAGCTGTTAACCATTTTAAGTATTCCATGAGAGGGCCAGATGTTTAACAATAATAGTTTAGATTCATGCTGCTCCTTTCAAGAGGAGCAAGGACTTAACAGTAACTCACAGGGGTAATTAAAAGGTTGAGTTTGGAGCACAATGTTGGCGGAGGAGTAGCTAGTGTTGACTATCAATAGCTAGCTGGCCAGCTTGACAATAAGTGCATAAACAAGCATGTTTATGTAtcaagagtataaaaaaaaaaaaacatagcaacACAGCTCAAAGAAAATTAGTGATTGTATTTTTACGACGACATATATTTTGCATCTTAGGCTATCTGGGGAAAAATGTGTGATATTTCCCCACCATACAGAGTTAAAAAGCAAACTGTAACGATGTTGCCCCAGCAGCAGGAAGATTGTAGGCCGTACCTGACCAGCTGACGAGGGACTGGCGCAATTCTTGCGATAGCAGGCCAGAATCTGTGCACACTGGTTGACCAGAGTGTCCCTCACTGCCTTCGTGGGGTTGTTAAGGATGCCACggaaagcttaaaaaaacaaaaaaaaaaacagtatgtgacagctggaaacaaaaacaaaaaacaaaacaaaaaaaactcatgtgTGGATCTTCACCATATTTGGAAAGGAAGTTGATGATGGTGTCCGTCTCGCAATTGCGATAAAGGTCAGACAGTTGGGAGCAGCAGTTGACGGCCATGTTGTGGACACGCAGGCGCCTTTGGCCACCGCAGCTGGTGTACAACACGGCACACTGCAGGGGGCGCAAGCAAACAAGATTAGATAGACAGAAAAAATGAGCAGCTTCATCGGACGAATTCGCACTCGCCTGCACAAGCGCCCCGGTCTCCTCGCTGAGCTTGTCGTCGTGCTTGAATTCCACCGTGACCACCTTGTCGCAGTCAAGCCCAGCCAGCTCCACGTCGGTGGTGTTGCTCATGAAGAATGAGCCAAAAAAGTCTGTCGCTCGAATTCCTAAGGACATACAAGAAAAAGACAccagtgcttttttttcctgtgtatttgcaaacatatatatttgtaaaaaaaaaaagaaaaagtttttgtACTCAAGCtaaagttaattaaaaatacagctTTAGCACCATCTTGTCGCAATATGATGTCaaagaactatgttgaagtgaggagAGGAGCTTCATTTGGTCAGCCCATAGCAATGTCAAATAGGAAAGTTGTAATTTACTGGCATCTTGTTGCATCTATAGGAAACTATTAAAATTTCTTAAAAGCGGTGTCAATTACTCACAAATTTTTGTTTCTCCATGACAGCTCAGTCCCAGTCATTGTGAATTTTTCCTTCATCAATTTAAAGAGACTCACCTGTGCTGGTTCGAACCCTCATGACAGCATCAAAGCCGATCGGCTTGTGAACGTCTCGTCTTAGGTCGTTGAGGAACCTTTCCTGGTCTGACTGCGCCTGGAAAGTTATCAACTGTAAATTAAAACTGCAAAAAGCAATTAACGGGCACTCGCACCCCATGGTGATTCATGGTGAATCTTCTAAATTATCAAACTTCGATGTTAGACTCTTCCCGCCATTAAACAGCccgggcaaaaaataaaataaagaacggGGCACATTTCGGTGAATTCCCAGCACCAAGTTAGCCAAAGTACAAGTCCTGGAATTCAAACAAAATGTctgtttcaaaccaaaatgggtgACTGAATTACTGCTCAATTTCGGTTTAACATCCTTAACATTTTTCTgtgcattcagtttcatgctGATCAATGAAGTTGGTGTGGGGagctaatcaaataaaaattttcAAGATGCGCTATTTGGTGCTGTGTCAGGGACACGTGCATGCCTAAATTTCAAAGTTTTCAAGCAATGCGCCCCCCTCCCGCCAAAAAGGCAATTTATTTAACAGAAGAATAATAATGAACAGCAATTCGTAGAGGTCCTTCGTATGGCCTGTTGGAGACTGAAGAATGTCCCACCTGGAAGTAGGTGTACTTATAAACGGAGCCTCCAGTGGAGACAGGGACCACGGCGAGTGTCGCCACATCCACATATTGATTGGGGAAGAGGAAGAGGTCCACGCAGCAGCCCTGTGCCACGCACTCTTTGGCCAGTGTATTGTAGAAGCCCCCTTGAGGCTGAAACAGAGACTGAACAAGAATCCTAAGGTCACATACAAAGCGACATGACCATGCCGGGAAGACTGTAGTGTTGGCGTGTCGGTCAGCAAATAGTTTCAAGGGGATGTGGAGATAGGGAGGGCCATACAACCATAAAGTAGTTGACTTATTACCTTTTCCTTATCGGTGCCAATCAACTTCTTGTCTTCTCTGTTCTTGAGTTTGCCGGGGGCCTCGGCAATGGGCAGCGAGGTGTGGAACACAAAAAGTTTCCCCGCACAGTCTGCCGCCTGAGAAACATCATACTTTTTTACACGCTCACAACAGAGGATCCCCAACATCTGGACCAGAAAATTACCTTCAGCGCTTCCAGTCCGGCCTGTATGACAGGTCCAAAGACTGTCTCAGTCTCTCGGGTGTCTACAAACATCTCCGGGATATGGTCCAGCAAACTGCAGAAAATAGAGAAGATGCTTGATCAAATTGGATATTCTCCTCCTTGCAACGTTTAAGCCCTGTTACCACCAAGCAGCAATAATCAGTTCAGAACGCAAATCTGTTTCCATTGTCAAAACCATACCGCTTGGTGGAAAGCCGGCATTTGTGTGCCTCACCCACCTCTCAATCACCTGCCGGCTCTCCCCAACGTTGACGAGGAAGCCGTCTAGCAGTGGCACGAACATTTCTGACACATCCGACACCACCAGCATCTGTGGCTGGGCCAGACTGGACTTGACGTTGTAGAAGTGCAGCACCTTGTTATAGGTAACGAAACCGACTCGCACCGCCGAGTCCAACTCGGGGTTCTCTCTGGAGAAGAAAACAATGAGATTGAAACTTAAGATAGACTCATGTAGATCAGTTCAAAATGTTGTTAGATATATTTTCCCCTCTGACGTTTAATTTATATGTCAAAAAGATTTTGTGGTTCAGCTCCAGGATTTGTTCTCTCCCCGGGCTAGAGTGGGGACTTTACTGTTACAATGTtgggctgagaaaaaaaaatgtacatatctATTTTAGAATATTCAAAAATGGTGGAGGTTCAACAAGAGCTACAAAGATTTCTGACGGAGCTATTTAGAACCAGAAAGTGGGAGGGGGaacttgaatgtttttttttttaaatcactttccCTGAACTGCTAGGAAGCATTCCTGGAACACCTCCAATTTCCCCTGATCCGAGTGGACAGCTGTCATCAGTTCAACAAATTGAATTGTCCATGCCCTGTAGCCTCAAATTTTGTTCATTTAGATATTTTCCATCTCTTTCTGATTTTGTAAAACGAGAAAAAGCTGTGTTGCATTCCGGCTTCTTATCTCTGCCAAAAATGATGAGCCAGCTCACATTGTTGAACAGAAAAAGGCCATCAGAATTGGCGTCATCTTCACTGAGGAATTCTCTAGAAATGTGACGCTTGTAAGAAGAAGATGCACTGAGAAAATTCATCATTGTATTCATCACCTCAGGACATGGAGGCACAGATTGATAAAAGATAAGCTATGAGCACAGATTGTCCCTCTGCCTATCCTAGCAGGGGCTCCAACTATGGTTATTAAAAGTGATTTATGGCTTTGTTCCTCTTATTCCTCCCTCTCAAACCCTTACATCAGCAAATGGCTTATTGTGTTGACCCGTCAATTATTCACAAaatatcataaaatacaaaaaatattcctcACATTGCGCTTGGTCCATCATTCCACTGTCTCTTCTTCCATTATTTCCTACCTGGGCAGCTGGTCCAGCAGCGTCTTGAGTTCTTGGCAGACGATGCCGACCATGCCGCTTTTGACGGCATTATAGGACACGTCGATAAGGAAGATGAAGGCCGGAGGTTGAGGAATTTTGTTGttctaaaacaaacaaagctaCGTGAGTGAGTTACAAACAATTTTTAGGATGTCACAAGACAGGAGGACTCACTTTACAGTAGTCGACAGTGGCCAGGAATTCGTAGCTGCCCAGCGATAGCTCCGGTCTGTCAAAGAAGTCCACTCTCTTCCCAGTGTGGTCCAGATGCTGGAAGTAATGAGGAGGGACTGGACACAGACACAAACGACATCAATAACTTGCATTAAACGCAGCAACAAGCACACGCACTCACCTTCTGTGACACACGAGCAAAAGCCGCACTGGAAGCGGCGGCCTCCCTCGATGAATTGCATGTATGGACACATGTAGGCCTTGCAGCGGTTGCAACGGATGGGACCGCCTTCGCCGTGGTCCACCACGTATGGAGGCGTCTacattagaggtgtgcaaaatttccgattcttagattattcacgattcggccgtggaacaatcgagaaagattcacaaaagtccaaattccgattatataaatatgccaagggaaccgaaactaaaagtggaccggagcggaaagtacgcggaactgaaacgcagtagcgcgcgcggtcttcgggacgctttttgggacggaccgagattacacatccacaactcacgcctcgagattcaaaacaacaagcatggctgagctgaccaacccacctcttcgtgagatcagacctgctccgaaaaggcaaacaacttgaggcggaagtatcagctagctggctgcagtgcgtcggttagcgttctacagggcaccGCGCAGTGatgcgaacgaacgaacagaaaagtagtggctggcggtaatggcgtctgactttattcagaaaagagtattgtggtggaaatgtatcacgcttttgaaaacaaatagtttttagaagaaaaacgctttatttccgagaccccagccagcttggtggactattttcctctcgtccaacgccgaattcagtgctgatcgcacacacgggaggtgaggatcaaattgagattcatgttaaaaaagccgaacgatcccattaatgtttacacgttcatgtttacacaagttaaaaagctgaaaagcacttgagggttttattttttgtacctctgagagactttaatgtttacatgttcatctgtacacaacttaaaaagcaggaaagcacttttttttttttttaggcatttgtattgaagtagtagttcacattgtctttcatttatacctcagtgcacttttgagtggataaaaataatatatttttgctcaatgctatgttttattctgttgaagactggatatacttaaaagctgttgttacagaatgaggacttgagtattttatttactgttttgaactgttaacttgatactgaaatagtagtttatttaggcctgagaggacttttgtactatttttgtaactaatgtacgaaacattaaaagcaccaaaatacattggtttttttctgctgcctgggggggaaatcaataatcgttttataatcgaatcgtagcctctgaatcgtaatcgcaatcgaatcgtgaggtgccccaagattcccacctctagtctACATACAATCAAAGAATTGTGCAGAGAGACGTTTCATCACATAAAGTCAGCGCACAACATTAATCCCACTCATGAAATTGTCCAATTCGTAAGCATGGGTAGAAGAGAGGGGGTGGCTGACCTCATCCGGTGGCAGCGTGGCAAAGGGCTTGATGACGGCGGCCAGCGGCACCTGGGACTGCTTGGCCATGTCTGCTGTGCAGGGCATGTTGTAGGCCGTACAGCGGATGAACCTGGGGCTGGCGTTCCCTACAAAGGTACGCAAACATGACAATCATGGACGACGTCTGAGTGGCAGCAAGCGTAGGGGATCTCGGAGGTCTCACCTTGGTCTTTGACGTGGAAGTCGGTGGTGACCAGCGGCGGCGCTTGACCTCTGACACCTGTGGTGAAAGGCTCTTTGGCCTTGGCCTTGTCATCCTCGATTACTTGGATCTAAAAGATGGACAAAAAggttgggaggaaaaaaacatgccacaCGGACTATCACACTCAAATTTTGCCTGTCgctcacacacttttttttttttccctctcacaCACTCTCATCCTCACATTTTGGCTCTGAgcttacaaacacacacacatgacaaacaaaatGACATCCCCATCAAATAGGTTAACTCCCACAGGCATGCAAGTGAAGACTAGCATGCAGCGAAAGGAGAGTATGTGGATGAGGGAAGGGGGAACACTGACCAGACcctaaaaattaaatcatttgtgaaaatCAAGAGatccaaaacacaaaaaacaaacagtggcGTTTCACAAAGGGTGCATTGGTGGCAGGGATGCGTTTGGAAAGCCAACACTAGGGCAAGAGGAAGAGCCACACGAGGACACTTACTGGGCTGGGAATAGCGTCTGGGTCTATTCTATGTCTTGATTTCTGCACGGTCGGCATGTCAGACGCTTGCTTTACATTCAAAAAGTTTGTCCGGCAACATTGTGCAAAACAGGACAACAATTAATCAACACCACAGATTGAAAGACATAAATAGGAGCAGCAGTGTGAAACCATAGCAACAAGTTGCAAGAATTGTTATTCAGACAGAAATTGGTCAGTTGTTGTGTCAGAGCTGTTTATAGATTATCGCTACTGTCATTCATGCGCAAGTACAGAGAAATAATACAGAGAGTTTGCATTGATATGACTAGGGCCCGACTGATATGCATTTTTAGGCCGATGCTGATACCAATTTTtggcagaagaaaaaaatactgattaatctgcagattatttaaaaataaaatgcataaaatgaCCCCTCTGTCCAATTACTTTGCAATGGGTTCCCTTGCACCAAAACATTCACGattaagattctctgctttgaatgacaagtccagaataaaataaaaaaaaaaatcatcaagtatacaaggttattgGATAGATTTATGTATCAATAATAAAAccactctttagtttttcctctggtctctcgagatctccttaatttgttggaatttagaggtttctggggttggcgtaagactcagGTTTTataaccatgtggatggcaggaggtgtttagttggtgctggatttcactttgatttatctttcttttctttgacctttcctctggtctcctgaccttcaagttttttttttacttctctttgtcttccgtggagctaacagggacaatagcgtgcaCACGCATGATGTCATGCTCAGAGCCACAGTTAAAGATTCCGGCCCGAAcgcttcaacattttttccttttacagaaaaataggggtgacagtcattgtgccacagtagtgcctcctgtccataatacaattcttaaaacatatgCGGGtggaaaatatggttattttaacactcaaatttgagtctaatcttgcatcgtgcacctttaacGTTGTGTGCTTAGTTTtgcagttaactccaactgaagTGTCATTAAAAAGCTTAAAGGACACTTAGGAATAAGaaacagaataacatatgctacaaactcacttgttgctaatgctactcaagcaaaaatggtgcattcaatgGTACTTTCACGTcggaaacttcagttttcttcgataacgttttaaggggataATAATTGGCAATTTCGCGCAATTGGACAAttgttttggctgatgtttgaaggccaataatcggtcgACTAATCAATCGGGCCCTAGATAtgacaaatgtgttttgtgGCTTCTTACTGGGCTAGGAATGGCATCCGGGTCCAGTCTTTTCTGAGCAGGTTGTGGAGGGCCCGGTGCTGGTGCCGGAGCGCTGTAATTCAGTTGGCCAGGATAAGGGCCTGCAAAGCCGGGCTGAGGGCCTCTTACAAGCCCAAAAGCACCTGAAGGGACACATAATCAAAGTAGGTTAAGCAGTACAATATTAATGTTTACTTGTCAAGCAgtgttccccaaaaaaaaacaaaaaaacctcactAACCACAGGAAATAAGATAGTAGTAATTAcctgtgcctcaatattaaaaacaaaaaaataaaaacaaaacaaaacagcacactATAGCACCCTTAACTCAATCTTCTCACCATTTTGCTGGGGAGGGTAGCCTCCTGGCATACCAGGCTGGGGTGGGGGCATCTGCTGCTGCAGGGGTCCAGGAGGGCCTAGCGGGCCCTGTGGTCCTGGAGGTAAGTGGTTGCTCTGAGACATGGATGTGGGGGGCATTTGGGGTCTGGGAGGAAGGGGACCTGAGGGAAAAGGGGGTTGCTGCTGAGGCGGCAAGGGGCCCGGGTACTGGCCAGAGGTGGTTGACGTTGGAGGAGGAGGATACTGAGAGGAGGTGGGAGGAGGCGCTCTTGGAGGGAAGGAGCCCTGAGGGGCTGAGGAGAAGGCAGGCTGAGTGGGGAGTAAGGACTGCTGAGGCTGTGACATCGATGGGGAGGGAGCCTGAGCCGGCGGAGGACCCGAATACGAGGGAGGAGCAAAGGATTGCTGATTGGACGGCGGAAGAGGAGCAGCAGAGGAGGTCAACGGCTGTTGAGAAGTGGGAGGCAGAGAGGAATTGTATGGCGGCTGAGAGGGTGGAGGGGGGCCTCCATAGTATTGTTGAGAAGTAGCAGGTGGTGCCTGGGTGGGAACAGACGATGCTGGAGGCAGAGCTTGATTGTAGGTGGCGGGAGGTGCAGCTGAGAAGGAACTACTGACAGGAGGCTGAGAGCTGTGTGGTGGTGCTGAGGAGACACACAAAATCCAATTAACAAATACACaaaattgccccccccccccttaaaatTTTGTTCCTGGGAAACTGACTTTTAAAACTTATTTATCTTGTAAAATTGCACATTTCCCATGAAATCAGAACTTTTTATATTAACAAttgcaacattttaaaatgtaaattaaagcACAAAAACTCTGGAAACTAATGACTAATTTCCTTTTGAAATGACACTTTTCCTCCTCATCATAAATTGGGCTTTTAATCATAAAATTATGGATTTTTTCACTAAtagacacaccaaaaaaaataaaaattaaaaataaaaattacagcggcacattttcacttagggaATTCTTCATGAAATCatgattaaatataattttttttgcttcattctAAAAAGCTTACAACATATCCCATGAAATAGAGGCTTGCCTATCGTTTCCAATTTTTCCCCAACAGGAAAAACCCCAACATAGTATGAAGTTCCAtaacccccccaaccccctttttctttttttttcttttttttagctgcctatgttttacatttatttttaatcaagccGAATTACACAGACCCACACAGCTAGATGCAATATTATGTTATTGAATGCACACAGATAAGAGGTAATACCGTATCCGGGCCCGGCAGCGTTGGGTGGCCCTGAGTTAATCTGCATGCTGCTCATCTGACTAGTGACGTGTGGCATTGTGGGCGGGGGTCCATAGTGCTGGGGGTAGGTGGCGGGCGGCCCAGGCAGATTGACCGCTCCTTGGTTGTACGACGGGGTCGTAACTGGCCTGGAAAGAACACAAAACATAATTGTTACAAAATTATCTCCTTTTTTCATCAATACTATTGAAATGAGAGAAAAGAATCAGCTTCAGTACCTTGGGGGCGCCTGTGTCATAGTTGGGGGTCCATTCTGAATGTCACCCTGATGATGACCTCCATACTGATTGTACGCTTGAGGAGCTGATACAGGCGGTGGGCCAGAGGGGGGAGGAGCCCTGTTGTGACCTGAAAGACGTGCAGAAATTTCATTGtctattaaacaaaaaacaaaatatttgtccCTTAAGTTTGCTCCTGTGAAGCGAATGATGCGGAAAACATGCACCAGCAGGTAAGGCCAGGACTAAATGATGGCAAGGTGAGAAGAGCAAAAGCAGGGCGTTACCTAGGTcaagaggagaggagagctCTGAGACGGGGTTGGCTGGCACAGCCTTAGAGGGAAAGGTGGTGAAAGATGAATAACCTGAAATACAAGAGAGGAAAGTTGGGGAAAAGTTTGCCAATGGTGGTAGGACATGACTGGGTGAAAGTATCAAGGCACATGAAGGCAGCTCAGATTGTGATTAGTGTGACAGGAGAAAGGGTAAAAGCGCAACAATGCTTCATCATGAATCAATCACTTTGCTCATCCAACTATGAATTTTTGCATCTCAAAATGACAACATATGCGTAAAATTGAAACTATTGTGCATTAAGATTTTAGCTTTTAAAATATTAAGGGGTGTGtcatattttttcttaatttgcAAAATTATTTCTCCTAACATATTACATTATTTTACGCTGATAAAAtcttacatttattaattaaacaatTTTCAAAACTGCAACTAATTCAACTatgccactcttttttttttaatattattttctaCGGGGCCCTAACACACGTCAACAAGTATCAAAGCTAGCCGGACAAGTGTCCAATTTTACCTTGCGGTGGCACTCCAGGTTGGTAGGCTGACACTGGGCCATTGTAAGGTGCGTAAGGTGGCAAGTATCCGCTGTCCAAGGGTGCAAAGGCAGGCTGCCCGTAACCAGGCTGAGGCTGGCCATAAGGAGAGGCCATGGGAGTGTGCTGGTTTACATTCATCTTCAGTTCATCCCTAAATCTAATGACACAAGGACATCACCATCATTATCCTCCTCATCAACTGTTTGGTACTGAGAGAGGAAGTTTTGAAATGACAGTTAAGCAACAAACTCCAGACAGACTTAGCATAAGAAGCTAATATTTACAAGTTCACTGACAACACCTTTATTTGGTTTGACTGCAATACACACCCTGAACTGTATGCCATTCACTTTTCCAGGCCAGAGAAAACCAGGGTAGcatgaagttaaaaacttaaaatacaaatcattcGTATAAGAGCTGCACCAGTAGTGATCTATgcaattattcaaaaatttaaattagatggcaaatgtcaaaaattagCGGTAAGATTTATTTCTTCCACCCTCATTACGCTATAATGTAATcatccaaaagtgtcaaaattgcagggggaaaaaaaaatcccaataagCACTTTACATTTCATTAACTCATATAGTAACCATTTCGATTGATATTTAGTACATTACCCTCCCTAGATCatgcctaaaaaaaacacaatcaagCGTTTCTGACAAACATTGACACTGATGCAGGTTACAGT encodes the following:
- the sec24c gene encoding protein transport protein Sec24C isoform X3, which gives rise to MNVNQHTPMASPYGQPQPGYGQPAFAPLDSGYLPPYAPYNGPVSAYQPGVPPQGHNRAPPPSGPPPVSAPQAYNQYGGHHQGDIQNGPPTMTQAPPRPVTTPSYNQGAVNLPGPPATYPQHYGPPPTMPHVTSQMSSMQINSGPPNAAGPGYAPPHSSQPPVSSSFSAAPPATYNQALPPASSVPTQAPPATSQQYYGGPPPPSQPPYNSSLPPTSQQPLTSSAAPLPPSNQQSFAPPSYSGPPPAQAPSPSMSQPQQSLLPTQPAFSSAPQGSFPPRAPPPTSSQYPPPPTSTTSGQYPGPLPPQQQPPFPSGPLPPRPQMPPTSMSQSNHLPPGPQGPLGPPGPLQQQMPPPQPGMPGGYPPQQNGAFGLVRGPQPGFAGPYPGQLNYSAPAPAPGPPQPAQKRLDPDAIPSPQASDMPTVQKSRHRIDPDAIPSPIQVIEDDKAKAKEPFTTGVRGQAPPLVTTDFHVKDQGNASPRFIRCTAYNMPCTADMAKQSQVPLAAVIKPFATLPPDETPPYVVDHGEGGPIRCNRCKAYMCPYMQFIEGGRRFQCGFCSCVTEVPPHYFQHLDHTGKRVDFFDRPELSLGSYEFLATVDYCKNNKIPQPPAFIFLIDVSYNAVKSGMVGIVCQELKTLLDQLPRENPELDSAVRVGFVTYNKVLHFYNVKSSLAQPQMLVVSDVSEMFVPLLDGFLVNVGESRQVIESLLDHIPEMFVDTRETETVFGPVIQAGLEALKAADCAGKLFVFHTSLPIAEAPGKLKNREDKKLIGTDKEKSLFQPQGGFYNTLAKECVAQGCCVDLFLFPNQYVDVATLAVVPVSTGGSVYKYTYFQAQSDQERFLNDLRRDVHKPIGFDAVMRVRTSTGIRATDFFGSFFMSNTTDVELAGLDCDKVVTVEFKHDDKLSEETGALVQCAVLYTSCGGQRRLRVHNMAVNCCSQLSDLYRNCETDTIINFLSKYAFRGILNNPTKAVRDTLVNQCAQILACYRKNCASPSSAGQLILPECMKLLPVYLNCVLKSDVLLPAADVSLDDRAYLRQLISSMDVSETHVFFYPRLLPLMKLENDSLPVAVRASEERLSKGGMYLLETGLHLFLWVGANAQQELLLNIFGTSNFGQIDATMTCLPVLENPFSQRLREIVDSFRAQRSRYMKLMVVKQEDRSELIFRHFLMEDKSVSGGASYVDFLCHMHKEIRQLLS
- the sec24c gene encoding protein transport protein Sec24C isoform X1, which encodes MNVNQHTPMASPYGQPQPGYGQPAFAPLDSGYLPPYAPYNGPVSAYQPGVPPQGYSSFTTFPSKAVPANPVSELSSPLDLGHNRAPPPSGPPPVSAPQAYNQYGGHHQGDIQNGPPTMTQAPPRPVTTPSYNQGAVNLPGPPATYPQHYGPPPTMPHVTSQMSSMQINSGPPNAAGPGYAPPHSSQPPVSSSFSAAPPATYNQALPPASSVPTQAPPATSQQYYGGPPPPSQPPYNSSLPPTSQQPLTSSAAPLPPSNQQSFAPPSYSGPPPAQAPSPSMSQPQQSLLPTQPAFSSAPQGSFPPRAPPPTSSQYPPPPTSTTSGQYPGPLPPQQQPPFPSGPLPPRPQMPPTSMSQSNHLPPGPQGPLGPPGPLQQQMPPPQPGMPGGYPPQQNGAFGLVRGPQPGFAGPYPGQLNYSAPAPAPGPPQPAQKRLDPDAIPSPQASDMPTVQKSRHRIDPDAIPSPIQVIEDDKAKAKEPFTTGVRGQAPPLVTTDFHVKDQGNASPRFIRCTAYNMPCTADMAKQSQVPLAAVIKPFATLPPDETPPYVVDHGEGGPIRCNRCKAYMCPYMQFIEGGRRFQCGFCSCVTEVPPHYFQHLDHTGKRVDFFDRPELSLGSYEFLATVDYCKNNKIPQPPAFIFLIDVSYNAVKSGMVGIVCQELKTLLDQLPRENPELDSAVRVGFVTYNKVLHFYNVKSSLAQPQMLVVSDVSEMFVPLLDGFLVNVGESRQVIESLLDHIPEMFVDTRETETVFGPVIQAGLEALKAADCAGKLFVFHTSLPIAEAPGKLKNREDKKLIGTDKEKSLFQPQGGFYNTLAKECVAQGCCVDLFLFPNQYVDVATLAVVPVSTGGSVYKYTYFQAQSDQERFLNDLRRDVHKPIGFDAVMRVRTSTGIRATDFFGSFFMSNTTDVELAGLDCDKVVTVEFKHDDKLSEETGALVQCAVLYTSCGGQRRLRVHNMAVNCCSQLSDLYRNCETDTIINFLSKYAFRGILNNPTKAVRDTLVNQCAQILACYRKNCASPSSAGQLILPECMKLLPVYLNCVLKSDVLLPAADVSLDDRAYLRQLISSMDVSETHVFFYPRLLPLMKLENDSLPVAVRASEERLSKGGMYLLETGLHLFLWVGANAQQELLLNIFGTSNFGQIDATMTCLPVLENPFSQRLREIVDSFRAQRSRYMKLMVVKQEDRSELIFRHFLMEDKSVSGGASYVDFLCHMHKEIRQLLS